The genomic interval TCGCCGAGGGCGCCGGCCATCATCAGGTAGTGGTAGAAGCGGGCCTCGGGCTTGTACTTCCAGAACTCGTCCATGGTGTCGAGGACCTTGTCGTGGCGGCCCTCCTTGAACCAGGCGATGCGTTCGTAGTCGGCATCGCGGGCCTCGGACGTGAAGATGTGGCCGGGGTCGCTCGACTCGTGGTCGCGAAGCTCGCGCAGCGGCCAGAAGGTGTGCGACAGCGCTCCGGAGGCGATCAGCAGCACGCGGCGGCCAGGAGTGGCGGCGATACCGTCCGCCAGGGCGCGGCCGAGCCGCAGGTGGTCCTCCATGTCACCGGTCTGGCAGACGCCGATGGTCACCCATCGCTTGTCCGGCAGCCCCTCGCCGAGGAACTTCCACAGGTTGATGGTGGCGTAGTAGATCGGGAGGTACTCGTCGTCGATCGCGGTGACCCAGGTGCCGTGCTTGTCGGCGAACCGGGCGATGTTGTGGGCCAGTTCGGGATCACCCGGGAAGTCGTACGGCATCCGGCACATGCCGCGCGGCAGTTCCTCGGAGGTGAACAGTCCGGCCCTGCGCTGCTGGGCGGTGACGACGAACTCGACGGTGGTGGCCCAGTGCGAGTCCAGGACCACGACGGTGTTGTAGTCGTCACTGTCGAAGACGTCCTCGCGGAGCTGTCGCAAGCCGGTGACGAGGGTGATCTCCTTGCCCTGGTTCAGCTCGAGCCGGTCCCCCTCCGGCAGCACGATGGTGGGGACGTGGGCGAGCAGGCCCGCCCCGACGATTTCACCCATGGTCTTGCCATCCGTTCGGTGCGGTGACGGTGTTCTTGACGTCGCAGTAGAAGTCGAAGCTCCATGTGCCGCCCTCCCGGCCGACGCCCGAGTGGCGGGAGCCGCCGAAGGGAGCCTGGAGGTCGCGTACGAAGAAGCAGTTGACCCAGACCGTGCCCGCGACGAGCCGCGCGGTGACCCGCTTGGCGCGCTCGTGGTCGCCGGTGACGAGGGTGGCGGCCAGACCGAAGCGGGTGTCGTTGGCGAAGCGCACGGCCTCTTCCTCGTCGCCGAAGGTCTGGAGCGTCAGGACCGGACCGAAGACCTCCTCCTGCACGATCTCCGAGTCCTGGGCGACGTCGGTGAGGAGGGTCGGCTCGTAGTACAGAGCGTCCTTGCGCTTGCCGCCGATGACCGCGCGAGCCCCGTCGTCGAGCGCGCGACGCACGAAGCCGTCGATCTTCTCCAGCTGGCGCGGGTGGATGTTGGGGCCGAGGTCGGTGCCCTCGTCACGCGGGTCACCCTGTCTGAGCCGGCTCGCCTTTTCCACGAACCGGCGGGTGAACTCGTCCGAGACCGCCTCCTCGACAAGGATGCGGGTCGCGGCCAGGCATACCTGCCCGGCGTTGTCG from Streptomyces sp. CC0208 carries:
- a CDS encoding 3,4-dihydroxyphenylacetate 2,3-dioxygenase, producing the protein MGEIVGAGLLAHVPTIVLPEGDRLELNQGKEITLVTGLRQLREDVFDSDDYNTVVVLDSHWATTVEFVVTAQQRRAGLFTSEELPRGMCRMPYDFPGDPELAHNIARFADKHGTWVTAIDDEYLPIYYATINLWKFLGEGLPDKRWVTIGVCQTGDMEDHLRLGRALADGIAATPGRRVLLIASGALSHTFWPLRELRDHESSDPGHIFTSEARDADYERIAWFKEGRHDKVLDTMDEFWKYKPEARFYHYLMMAGALGEQACVAEARQYGEYENSIGTGQVHLWFDRPAEGWTGTGAPASVSPRTPHSRS